Proteins co-encoded in one Amaranthus tricolor cultivar Red isolate AtriRed21 chromosome 7, ASM2621246v1, whole genome shotgun sequence genomic window:
- the LOC130817306 gene encoding co-chaperone protein p23-1-like isoform X1 — protein sequence MSRHPSVKWAQRSDKIYITIELPDASDVKLKLEPAGKFFFSAVKDGNPYEVDIELLDKVNVEESKYNIGVRHIVYVIQKAEKKWWSRLIKQDGKPPVFLKVDWDKWVDEDEENESHLDYDDMDFSKLDMGGDDDFDMDEEEPKESQEAEKEESVAAAEKGDAKEEPAEPVVEEAKA from the exons ATGAG TCGACACCCATCAGTCAAGTGGGCACAAAGGTCTGACAAGATCTACATAACTATTGAGCTTCCTGATGCCAGCGATGTAAAGCTGAAACTTGAACCTGCAGGAAAATTCTTTTTCTCAGCTGTGAAAGATGGAAACCCTTATGAAGTCGACATTGAATTGTTGGACAAAGTAAATGTAGAG GAGAGCAAGTATAACATCGGGGTGAGGCATATCGTCTATGTCATTCAAAAAGCCGAGAAGAAATGGTGGAGCAGGCTGATAAAACAGGATGGGAAGCCTCCGGTTTTCCTCAAAGTTGATTGGGATAAATGggttgatgaagatgaagaaaatg AGAGCCATCTTGATTATGATGATATGGATTTCTCG AAATTAGACATGGGTGGCGATGATGATTTTGATATGGATGAAG AAGAACCAAAGGAAAGTCAAGAGGCGGAAAAAGAAGAATCTGTGGCAGCAGCTGAAAAGGGTGACGCAAAGGAAGAACCCGCTGAACCAGTGGTTGAAGAGGCTAAGGCTTGA
- the LOC130817306 gene encoding co-chaperone protein p23-1-like isoform X2 codes for MSRHPSVKWAQRSDKIYITIELPDASDVKLKLEPAGKFFFSAVKDGNPYEVDIELLDKVNVEESKYNIGVRHIVYVIQKAEKKWWSRLIKQDGKPPVFLKVDWDKWVDEDEENESHLDYDDMDFSKNQRKVKRRKKKNLWQQLKRVTQRKNPLNQWLKRLRLDCIKR; via the exons ATGAG TCGACACCCATCAGTCAAGTGGGCACAAAGGTCTGACAAGATCTACATAACTATTGAGCTTCCTGATGCCAGCGATGTAAAGCTGAAACTTGAACCTGCAGGAAAATTCTTTTTCTCAGCTGTGAAAGATGGAAACCCTTATGAAGTCGACATTGAATTGTTGGACAAAGTAAATGTAGAG GAGAGCAAGTATAACATCGGGGTGAGGCATATCGTCTATGTCATTCAAAAAGCCGAGAAGAAATGGTGGAGCAGGCTGATAAAACAGGATGGGAAGCCTCCGGTTTTCCTCAAAGTTGATTGGGATAAATGggttgatgaagatgaagaaaatg AGAGCCATCTTGATTATGATGATATGGATTTCTCG AAGAACCAAAGGAAAGTCAAGAGGCGGAAAAAGAAGAATCTGTGGCAGCAGCTGAAAAGGGTGACGCAAAGGAAGAACCCGCTGAACCAGTGGTTGAAGAGGCTAAGGCTTGACTGCATCAAGAGGTAG